GGTATATAAATTAGGGAATTTATGAGTAATTCTGGTATATCTTGCCAACCAAATATTTTTTCTGGTTCTAACCATCTACTTCTTGCTTGATAATAAATAGAATCGGAGTTATCCATTAGTTTTTCTAGGGTGAGATCTAGTTCTGGTAATATATTTTTAGGATCTCCTTTTGGGGTAATAAAATGTAAACGGGCTGGATTAATCAAAATATTTGTTCTCGAAATATTATATTCTAATAAGTTCTTTCTGCCTAAAAAATTATTAACTATTCCTGCGTCTATTTCTCTATTTTCTAGGAGGATAAAAATATCTTCAAAACTATCAACTTTTACTAATCGAGGAAAAATACCAAAGGCTTGTATTTCTTTTTCTAACACCTCCTGTTGAATACTCGATTTTAATATTCCAATAGTTTTACCATCTAAATCAAAGATCGAGTTTAATTCTAATCCAGGTCTTGTGTATACCTCTGACCAACTGGCTAATACTACGTTATTATTAAAAGTGAAGGTGCGATCGCGCTCAGGGGAATAAGCCACATCAACCATTAAATCTAATTCATTGGCTTCCACTAAATTTAAACACCTTTCCCATCGACAAGGTACATAAACTATTGACCAATTATTTATTCTTGCAATCTCATCAATAATATCTACCCAAAAACCTTGAGGATTACCATTTTCATCAATAAAGACTTTCGGGCTATTTTGATAAACTCCAACATTTATTGCTTTTAAATTATTGGAAATTTCTTGGGCAATGTTTCCTTGTTCTAAAAAAATAAGAGAAAGCCAAATGACTAAGAGAACAATATATTTTAAATGTTTTAAGTATCTTGAAACATTAACTTTCATTAGTTTTTATTTTTTATATTATTTTATCATTTAATTCATAGAATAATTTAATTATTCCTTTATTTCTTCTGAATATTAATTATGGAATTTTGCCATTTTTAAAAATTATCTATTTAGTTAAATAAACAAATAAATTAGTATTGTTAATGAGATATAACCAAGATAAATTTAATTCCCCTTGAGCAATTTTATTGTATGTAAAAATACTAAAAGACCTAATATAGAGAATATCCCAAAAGATTACGGATTAACTTATGTATTAAGATTATTGTAATTTATTTTTCACTATTCGTAATACTTTGTTGATTGCCCCATTAATGAAGTAGGCTGTTTTTTATTTTCTTTCCATGGTAATCCTCGGAAACAGTTTAACAGAAGAAAGGCTCAATTCTTGTATATTAGAGATATGCAAAAAAACTAACTATATATTTAATTTTTATTGAAAATATGACCAATAGCAATCGTCGATATAATATCACTACCTTCGGCTGTCAGATGAATAAAGCAGACTCCGAGCGCATGGCAGGAATATTAGAAACCATGGGCTATGATTTCACCGAAGATCCTAACGATGCTAGTATTATTGTTTATAACACCTGTAGCATTAGGGATAATGCCGAACAGAAGGTTTACTCTTATTTAGGTAAACAGGCCAAAAGAAAGCACAAAGAGGGGGATTTAACCCTTGTGGTGGCTGGTTGTGTGGCACAACAGGAGGGAGAACAACTTTTAAGACGTGTACCTGAAATTGACCTGATTATGGGGCCTCAACACGCCAATCGCCTTGATAGTTTGTTGGATCAAGTTTTTGCGGGAAATCAGATTGTTGCCACTGAGCCTGTACATATTTTTGAGGATATTACTAAACCTCGTCGGGAAAGTAGTGTTTCGGCTTGGGTTAATATTATCTATGGTTGCAATGAAAGGTGCAGTTATTGTGTAGTGCCTAATACTCGTGGGGTAGAACAGTCTCGCACCCCTGAAGCTATTAAGGGGGAAATTGAGGAGTTAGCCCGTCAAGGGTACAAGGAAATAACTTTACTTGGTCAAAATATTGATGCCTATGGTCGTGATTTACCAGGTACTACGGAAACAGGGAGACATAAGCATACTTTAACGGATTTACTTTATTTTATCCATGATGTGGAAGGTATTGAGCGCATCCGCTTTGCCACTTCTCACCCCCGTTATTTTACGGAGCGTTTAATCAAGGCTTGTCATGAGTTACCGAAGGTATGCGAACATTTCCATATTCCTTTCCAGTCGGGGGATAATGAGGTATTAAAGGCGATGAAGCGTGGTTATACCCATGAGCGTTATCGGGATATTATTAACAAGATTCGTGGTTATATGCCCCATGCGGCCATTAGTGCTGATGCTATTGTGGGTTTTCCTGGGGAAACGGAGGAGCAGTTTGAGAATACTTTAAGGTTAGTGGAGGATATTGGTTTTGATCAATTAAATACGGCGGCTTATTCTCCTCGTCCTCAAACCCCTGCAGCGGAGTGGGAAAATCAGCTTAGTGAGGAGGTTAAGGGCGATCGCCTCGCGCGCCTAAATCATTTAGTATCTGTTAAGGCGGCGGAACGTTCTCAAAGATATTTGGGTAATATTGAACAGGTATTGGTAGAGGATGTTAACCCCAAAGATGCTACTCAGGTGGTGGGTAGGACAGATGGTAATCGTCTTACTTTCTTTGCAGGGGATATAAATGAGTTGAAAGGGAAAATTGTCCCTGTGAAAATTACTCAGGTAAGGGCTTTTAGTCTCACTGGGGAGGCTCTTACTTTGGTGGAGGCTTAAATTAGATGGTAGGTGTTAGGTGATGGGGAGTAAGGGTGATGGGGAGTAGGGGTGATAATAGTTTTTTAATTATCCGTTGTCCATTGTTTACAATTTTAAAAGGCGAAAAATATTATCCTTACCTCAAGTTATATCAAGTTTGGATACTTCGTTATAAATAGATTGTATCTTCTTTGCCCCACCGTGTAATAAATTACACGGCTAATGATAGTTCGTTCAATAAATTGAACTAAGATATTGATATTGCTAATTTGTAATTGATCCACTGGATTTGATATTAATTGTTTAAACTATTCCCCATTCTCTATTCCCCAACTACCCTTGAATTGTATCAATGATACTCAAAAGTTCTGAGAGTTTTTCCTTAACTGATTCGTGGGAGTATTCGTCTTCAGGGTGCGCTGGTTGTCCTGGTTTTTGGAAGTAAGGGCGATCGCCACTTATTTGCCCAGACTTAAGGTCAACCCGTCTCACAAAGTCATAATATAAATTATCACTCTCCATAATCTCCTCAATAATAGCCCTCAAGGCCGATAAAGGATCAGTATCATGGTTACCAATTTTATTATCCGCCCCATCCACCATATCTTGTAATACAGCCTGTAGCGCTCCAGAGCTATCCCGAAGATTATTACTAATAAATAACTTGATTTCCGTTTTCAACCTAATAATAAAAGGCACGGGAGACTCTCCCTTAAGAAACCCTCCTCCTTCTTGCCCAATTAAATCTGCCAAAGAAAATTGTCGGCCTCGCAAAGCATCTCGACGCAATTCCAAATCCTTTTCTTTATCTTCCTCTGACTTACTCATGGTAATGAATAATTATAGTGACTTTTAATTAATCTTACTTCCTTTGACCACCCGTTCAATAAATAGGTTGGTGAAATTATTTTCAGTTTCAACTATGCCTAATTACTTAAACTAATTAGTCTTAACTATCTTTTTAAACCAAGCCTCAAACCTATCTCCCCACACCTCCAAAGAATACTCCTTTTCCACCACCAAACGACAATCATAACGATTAATGGTAGATAACTGATTAATAGCTTTCACTAAACCATCAACACTATCAGGGGTTACTAAAAAGCCCGTCTTACCATCTTCCACAATTTCCGATGGCCCTCCCCTAGCATAAGCAATTACAGGCACACCACAAGCTAAAGCCTCAATAGCTACATTACCAAAAGCCTCAATCCAGCGGGGAGTCATCAACAAACCCTGACATTGTCTTAATTCTTCCTGTAAATCTTGAGTGGATAAAAAACCTCGATAATCGATGGGTGCATCAGGATATTGAGTAAGAATATTTTGCCAGTATTGCTCATCTTGAATTTTACCAAAAATTAATAAAGGAACTTGGGTAATATCACAAGCCTTGACAGCATCTTCGAGCGCCTTTTCTGGTGCAATTCTTCCTAACCATGCCAATTTTTGCTCACATTTTTCACTATATTGATACAAGGATAAATCTAAACCACTGCCTAAGATTTCGCATAGCTGACTAAAAGGAAAGGTGTTTGCCTGAGACTTGGTATAAACTCCAAAATTATGGGGATATTGTTGGGCGATTTTATCCATCATCTCATCAAGGCTATCTGATAAAGAACCCATACTGATAAATTGAGCAATGGGGGTAGAGAAAAAAGGAGTTAAATAAAAAGGAAGCCAATCGAAGGCAAAGTTAACAATCAAATCATATTCTGATTGTACTTTTCTGGCATATTCCCACATATTACCTAATACTGAATTTTTGGGCATCACCGTGGGAATGTCTCTAGTTTGAGTTTGGGCGGGAATATGCACACTACCTTCAATTTCAATGATTTTGGCGTTGGCAAAGTAGGAGTTTTTTGGGGCTATGGTGGTGATGTCATAACCTCTTTTTTGCATTTCTTGGATCAGGTTATATAGGGTTAATTCTACTCCGCCTCCAATACCTGAACTTAAAGCACCGACGGGGGTTGACATGAATAATAGTTTGTGCATTTTGATAATTTTAATAAAAAATAATAACCAATACTAGGTTGTTTTTAGATCAATGGGATGGTATCAATTTAAGATATTTCAAGCTAATTCCGCATTTTTAAACGTTAATTAAATCTGCAAAAGTGGCATTAATGAGACAAAATATTGCAGAATGTTAAATAGGTAAACCAAAAGTTAACAATGATTCCGTGAACAACCAGATATTAGAAACAAAAATTAATAGACCAGAAGTCAGAAACGTAATCATAACCGTTTCTGGCGTTGTTATGTTAACGATGGTAATATTTCTCTCATTTTGGTTGCTACCGTCTAAAAATCCTTATGTGCAAGAAGTATTATCTTATCAGGGTAATGGGGAAAGGGGGGAGGCTATTTTTAATGTTAATTGTGCTGGTTGTCATGGAATACAGGGGGTGGGAAATGTGGGGCCAACTTTAACGAATGTTTCTAAGCGTAAGTCGGAGGAAAGTATTATTAATCAGGTAATTAGCGGTAAAACTCCTCCGATGCCTAAGTTTCAGCCTTCGGCGGAAGATATGGCAGATTTATTGGCTTATTTACGGGATTTAAATTAACTCAATTAAGTCCGAAAAATACACAAAAATAGCCATTATCCATTGATGGTGGCGACATATTCTCTTGTTTGTAAGTCTATTCCTGTGATGGCTGTGCCAACTACTACGGCAAATGCTCCGATTTCGAGGGCTTTTTTTGCTTGTTGGGGGGTTTTTATGCCTCCTTCACAAATAATTGGTTTATCGATGGTGGTTACTAATTCTTGGAGGAAGTCGAAGTTAGGAGGGGTTTTATCGTTGGTATCTTCGGTATAGCCGTATAGGGTTGTACCAATAAAGTCTGCCCCTGCTTGGCTAGAGGCGATCGCACTTTCGATGGTATCAATATCAGCCATCACTAAACGATCTAAATTAGACTTAATTCTAGCAATAATATCTGGCATTTGTTCACCGTTAGGACGAGGGCGCAAAGTAGCATCCACCGCAATTATATCCGCTCCCGCTTCACTTACTGCCACCGCATCTTCATATCTAGGGGTAATATACACTGAGGAGTTAAGCCCCATTTGTTTCCATAAACCAATGATGGGAATATCAGGGGCTAGTTTACGCACGGCCCGAATGTGGCTTGGGCTATCGATTCTTACTCCTTTTGCCCCATTCATAATAGATGTAAGGGCGATCGCACCTATCATCTCAGGTTGATGTAAAGGAGAATCACTAGGGGCTTGACAAGAAACAATTAAACTCGATTTTAAAATATTCATAGGAATAACGTCGGTGGGGATTAAGGGAAACAATTAACCATGGACAATTAATACTTATACCAAATCTGAAAAAAACAGTAAATAATAAATAGCCTTTAGTTTATTCAGCCTCAATCAACCCCTAGCTAATATCTAATATCAAGTCTGCTTGATCACGTCACTTACAAATTAGTAAGATCAATATCTTAGTTCAATAAATTGAACTAACTACCATTAGCCGTGTAATTCATTACACGGTGGACGAAGATACAATCTATTGATAACAAATTATCCGAATTTGATGTAATTCCTAACCCCTTTACCCTACCCCTTGTCCGAAAAAAGTATTTAACGATACTATTGCCCAATTTTTGTAAACTTATGTTACGATGGGTTAAGAAGATTAAGAAAACTTTAAATATTACAATGACTACTCAAGCACAACACCTAAAAATGTTAACCTCTGTTCAGAAATGGAACTTATGGCGCAAGGCCAATCCCAATCTTTTGCCAGAGTTAAGAGGGGTTGACTTGAGTTATCGTAACCTAGACGGTATCAACTTTAAAGGCGTAAACCTAAGGGAAGCAAATTTGAGGGGTGCAAGTTTAAACAACGCCAACTGTGCAGGGGCAAACTTCCACCGTGCAGATTTAACAAAAGTAACTATGAAAGATGCTGAACTTCACAAAGCATCATTAAGTGACGCTAATCTTTATCAAGCAGTATTCAACGGTAGTGATTTAAGTCAAGCTACCATTTGTAATTCTAATCTAACAGAGGCACAAATGTCTGGTTGTTATTTCATCAAAACTGATTTAACTGACTCTAAATTAAATCAAGCAGATTTACGTCAATCTTATTTTACCGAAGCTGTTTTAGTGGGTACAAAATTCATTGAAGCTAATTTAACTCAAGTTGATTTGAGCAACGTTAATGCTAAATCTGCCCAATTTACGGGGGCAAATTTAACAGGGGTAACCATTGAAGACTGGATTATTGATGAGAATACCCAAATGGATAGTGTTTTCTGTGATCATTTTTATCCTCAGTTACATGAAAAAATTGATCTAAATAGTGGCAATGTTAATGCTTTCGACTCTTTTGTAATGAATGATAAAGAAAGGGATAATCTTAGTCAAGATGAGGTTGTTAACTCTTTCCCTAACTCTAATGTTTCTGGGGCTAATGGCTTAAATAATATTAGACAAACTGATAATTATTTTGAGGTAGCCATTAAAAGATCTCAAGAAATTTGGAATACCTCCCATAAACCTGTTAATCTATAGGGTAGAAGATTGTGAGGATAATTGGTAATGACAATGATGGGATTTATTAACCTCCACAAACCTAAGGGGTTTTCATCCCATGATTGTGTTGCTAAGGTAAGGAGAATATTACATACGAAAAAAGTTGGTCATGGTGGTACATTAGATCCCCTCGCTACGGGAGTATTGCCTATGGCGGTGGGTAAAGCGACTCGCCTACTGCAGTTTTTACCTACTAAAAAAGCCTATCGGGCTAGAATAAGATTTGGAGTAGTTACCACCACAGATGATTTAGAGGGAGAGATAATTAGACAGGATAAATGTCCTGATTTAAAGTTAGAAAATGTTGCTAATTTTATTCCTCATTTTGTTGGTAACATAGTACAAATTCCCCCCATATATAGTGCCATAAAACAGGGTGGAAAAAAATTATATGAATTAGCAAGGCAGGGAAAAGATGTAGAAATTATCCCTAGAAATGTAGAAATATTTGAGATAAATATTATTAACTGGGACTCAGGAGATTACCCAGAATTAGATGTAGAGATTGTTTGTGGGGCAGGTACTTACATAAGGGCGATCGCCCGTGACCTTGGGGAAAGAGTAGGTACAGGGGCAACCTTAGCAAAGTTAGAAAGAACATTAAGCTGTAACTTAGAAATAAAAAATAGTGTAACCTTAGAGGTTTTAGAAAAAGAAAAAAAAGATGATAAACTATTTTTAATTAAACCTGATTTACTATTAGAAAATTTACCGACTATTAACTTAAATGATAATGAAAGTATGAGATGGCAACAGGGACAAAAATTAAAATTTAATCAAGAAAATAACCATGACTATTATCGCACCTATAACCATGAACAAAAATTTTTAGGTATTAGTACCATAAAACAAGGAGAAGAAGGATTAATAATCAAACCAAAAATAGTGATAATTAACCCCAACGAAACTTAAAACTATTCAAAAAATAAAAAAAATGTAAACTAATTGTTAATAATAACCAAGAAAATCAAAACCCCATTCCAACTCAAGCTATATTAATCAATATCTGTTCACCATAGGCGAGATACTTAATGTTAGACCAAGTTTTACATCCCTCCATTGATTTCGGCATCGAAACTTTTTTCATATTAGTTATATTAATTGCCCTAGAAGCGGTTTTATCCGCCGATAATGCCATCGCCCTAGCCTCCATTGCTCAAGGGTTAAGTGATGAAAAAGAACAGAAATATGCCCTTAATGTCGGCTTGATATTAGCTTATGTTTTGCGGATTACCCTCATTGTTACAGCCACATGGGTGATTCAATTTTGGCAATTTTCCGTAGCGGGTGGGTTATACTTGTTGTGGCTTGTTTTTCGTTACTACACCAATAAAAATGATGACTCCGAGGGGGTTTCTAGTCTGAATTTTAAAGGGCTTTGGCAAGCTATTCCTATGATAGCCGTTACGGACTTAGCTTTTTCCTTAGATAGTGTGACAACGGCGATCGCAGTGGCTGAAGATATATGGTTAATTATAGCAGGGGGAACAATCGGAGTTATTGCCCTTCGTTTCCTTGCTCAACTGTTTATCCGTTGGATAGAAGAATATACTCACCTAGAAGAAGCCGGATTTATTACCGTCGGTTTAGTAGGACTAAGACTAATTATTAAAGTAGCACAACCAAACTTAGTACCCCCAGAATGGTTAATGATAGTAACTATCATTGGTATCTTTGCTTGGGGCTTCTCCACAAAAAATCAAATGACAGAAGAAAGCCAAGAAGGTTGATGATTTAAATATCAAAACAACGTAGAATTGAGAAATAATATTAGCTATCACAAAATTAGATCCATACCCCTATGAACGAATCAAGACTAAAAATATCCCTGAGTAGTCTTGCAATATTAATTTCTGTCATTCTATGTTTAATTCTACTTTGGCATTTAAGGGGGCTTCTGGTCACCCTAATGATTGCAACAGTTTTAGCCGCAACCCTTTCTCCTATTGTTGACTATGTAGAAAGGTTTTTACCCCGTTGGCTTGGAGTAATTCTTGCTTACTTAATCATTATCGCCATTTTAGTCGGAGGAGGATTAGTAATTGGCCCAACGGTATTCACTCAATTACAAAGATTGATACAAAAATTTCCTCTCTATCTTGAAATACTAGGTAATACCGCTGAAAATTTGGTAATGCGTTTTGGTATCACCGAACCTAGAGCCTTAGAACTGATTGACAAACTCCTTGATTTACAAGCCCTTATTTCTTGGGGGGTTAGATCTAGTCAAAAATTACTTTTAAGCTCATTGGGAGTTACTAAGGGTATCGTTGGAGGGGTTTTTAACCTCATCCTCTCTATTTTATTATCGGGTTATCTTTTGGCCGGTTCAGATAAACTGATCAAAGGATTTGTCAGACTTTTTCCTTCTCCATGGAATCAAAGAATAGAAGCTCAATTTGAACCAGTTACCGAAAGAATGGGTAAGTATATTCAAGGGAGAATTCTGGTGTCTTTGGTGCTAGGGGTTGCTATTACCATCGGTTTAAAAATTCTTGGCATTAATGAATTTGCCCTTGGTTTGGGGGTAATTGCTGGGTTTACTAATTTAATACCATTTTTTGGCCCTGTTTTGGGTTCAGTACCTGCCCTAATTGTTGCGGTGGCACAGGGGGGCTGGGTGTTTTTATGGGTGTTACTTTTATTTCTGGTGATTCAAAATATAGAAACTTATGTATTAGATCCTTTGTTGGTGGGTTCTAGCGTTAAGGTTGAGCCTTTATATCAGTTGTTGGCGGTGTTAGGAGGTGTGCAAGTGTTAGGCATTATTGGTGCTTTGATTGTACCTCCTTGGATTGCAGGGGCTGGGGTGGTTTTGGAAAACCTTTATATTGAGCCTAGGGAGAAGAATGATTATTTGGAATCCTGAAAAGTATTTACAGGCTTGGAATTTTGTTTCTTTTGCTCATAAAACGCAAAAAATGCCTGGTTCTGATATTCCGTACCTTAATCATCTTGGGGCAGTTGCCATGGAAGCTATGACGACTATTTGTTATGGTAAGGTCATTTATCCTGATTTATTGATTCAATGTGCGGTGCTACATGATGTGATTGAGGATACTGGCTTTGGTTATCAGGATCTCAAAAAAGAATTTGGCATTGATGTGGCTGATGGGGTTTTAGCATTAACTAAAAATACAAATTTGCCTTCTAAACAAGCCCAAATGGAAGATAGTCTGATGAGGATTCTTCAACAACCCCCAGAAATTTGGATGGTTAAAATGTGCGATCGCACCACAAATCTACAAGTACCGCCAAAACACTGGGATCAAGGAAAAATAAGGAGTTATCATCAAGAGGCGATGTTAATTTGGGAAAACCTCCACCAAGCCAACGAATATCTAAGTCAAAGACTCAAACAAAAAATCATTGACTATCAACAATATTTTCAATGTTAATTTCATATATTAACGTCAGTTCAAGATTTGTCACTATAGTAGGGGATGTATCATGGTACGTCTGTACAGGTTGCAGGTTATAGGTTTAATATCAAGTCACCTTGATCACTTACAAATTAGTAATATCAATATCTTAGTTCAATTTATTGAACGAACTACGGTTAGCCGTGTAATGAATTACACGGTGGGGGTACAAAGATACAATCTATAGATAACAAATTATCAGAACTTGATATAAAATACGACTATATTTAATCTATCAAAGAAGTAAAAATGAGATTAATAGACTTTTTGTAAATTCTTTAACCTGATACCCGACACCTTTTCTAGGGGCATCAAAGTTTTATTATCCATTGCTAACTATTCGATTCTGGTTGAGAGAAAATAGCAAAAACAGAAGTATAACCATGGACAAAAGTTGAACCACCCACAGGGCCAATTTCCCCATTGCAGAAGAAACCAGATAAAGGAATATCTACGAAATAATCAAGGAATAATTCCGAGTCAAAATTAGGTTCACCATACAACCCCTCTCCTCTGCCCATGCAGGAAAACATTAGCCCTCCCACAGCAGGAACTTCATCTTTAAGATCAAAGTAATTGTCTAAGAGGGTTTCTAAATCTTCCGCCGAAGCATTACCATCACGGAGATGAAAACGGATTCTTTGTCCGGGCCTGATGCGATCGCCCACTGCGATCGCCCCATACTTAGGATCAACCCCCATCAAATTACGAATTAAAAAATCTCCATGGTTCAACTCCAACTTAAACTCATCCCTAGCAATACCGATAAAAAGGGAATGTTGAGCCAATTCCTGATCCCCCGCATCCAAATCATTAATCAACTCTCGCAAAAAATTAAGGGGGGAATCCGTATTACCCTGATTATCCGTTAACTCTAAGATGACATTTCTTTCTCCCTTGGTCACCTGATAAATCTTACCGATGGAACGGCATCCCTGTGCCACAATGGATTCGACCACAATATTACCGCTCATAGCTAAACCAATCGTTCCTTGAGTCGCAAAACACCCTTGAGGTTCATCTGGTGTACGATAAAACAAACCACTGGCCACCCCCATAGTGCTAGAACTAGCCAAACCACCCACCTTAATAGCTGCCGGATAAGCATAGTCTAAACCCTCTATTAACTCATTAGTCGCCCCCGAAAAAGGATCTGACAACAAAATAAAATCAGGTTTTACCTCAGGAGATACCCCCACCATATCCCACCACTCTTGGGGGGCGCTATCAGAATCTGGTAAATCATCAGGGAGAATATGAAAAAGGCTCAAGTCCACATCAGGTAAACAAGCCACCGTCAAACTCAAAGCCGGACTAGATTCCACCTCCGCAGGTTGTTCCTCATCTTCCATGCCCACGATGCCACCCCCACCACAGCCAATTAAAAAAGGCAGGGGAAACTTATCTAACAATAAAGGCAACAACCGAGCATAATCACTAGCAAAAGCAGAGGAGATGAATAAAATACCTAAATCTGGATCGCCAGTTAAACGCTCTTGTAATTTTTCCACCACCTCATCAATGGCTTTTTCGAGGGATGATTGAACAGAGAGGGCATTAATCCATTGAATTTTTTGTGACATAGGCATTTTTGAGTTAATGGAATCTAGTCCATTGCTATGGGTCAAACTAAAGCATTAACCTTTAATTATTAACTTTTCATCTCCTCTTGTCAATTCATGGTTGGGCATTAGTTAACATCGCTGATACGACGTATATTTAGCACATCGCTAATATTTCTAATTTTTTGCATCACGCTACTTAATTGTTCAGAGTCTCG
The Cyanobacterium stanieri LEGE 03274 genome window above contains:
- the miaB gene encoding tRNA (N6-isopentenyl adenosine(37)-C2)-methylthiotransferase MiaB, with translation MTNSNRRYNITTFGCQMNKADSERMAGILETMGYDFTEDPNDASIIVYNTCSIRDNAEQKVYSYLGKQAKRKHKEGDLTLVVAGCVAQQEGEQLLRRVPEIDLIMGPQHANRLDSLLDQVFAGNQIVATEPVHIFEDITKPRRESSVSAWVNIIYGCNERCSYCVVPNTRGVEQSRTPEAIKGEIEELARQGYKEITLLGQNIDAYGRDLPGTTETGRHKHTLTDLLYFIHDVEGIERIRFATSHPRYFTERLIKACHELPKVCEHFHIPFQSGDNEVLKAMKRGYTHERYRDIINKIRGYMPHAAISADAIVGFPGETEEQFENTLRLVEDIGFDQLNTAAYSPRPQTPAAEWENQLSEEVKGDRLARLNHLVSVKAAERSQRYLGNIEQVLVEDVNPKDATQVVGRTDGNRLTFFAGDINELKGKIVPVKITQVRAFSLTGEALTLVEA
- a CDS encoding glycosyltransferase family 4 protein; the encoded protein is MHKLLFMSTPVGALSSGIGGGVELTLYNLIQEMQKRGYDITTIAPKNSYFANAKIIEIEGSVHIPAQTQTRDIPTVMPKNSVLGNMWEYARKVQSEYDLIVNFAFDWLPFYLTPFFSTPIAQFISMGSLSDSLDEMMDKIAQQYPHNFGVYTKSQANTFPFSQLCEILGSGLDLSLYQYSEKCEQKLAWLGRIAPEKALEDAVKACDITQVPLLIFGKIQDEQYWQNILTQYPDAPIDYRGFLSTQDLQEELRQCQGLLMTPRWIEAFGNVAIEALACGVPVIAYARGGPSEIVEDGKTGFLVTPDSVDGLVKAINQLSTINRYDCRLVVEKEYSLEVWGDRFEAWFKKIVKTN
- a CDS encoding c-type cytochrome, coding for MNNQILETKINRPEVRNVIITVSGVVMLTMVIFLSFWLLPSKNPYVQEVLSYQGNGERGEAIFNVNCAGCHGIQGVGNVGPTLTNVSKRKSEESIINQVISGKTPPMPKFQPSAEDMADLLAYLRDLN
- a CDS encoding N-acetylmannosamine-6-phosphate 2-epimerase is translated as MNILKSSLIVSCQAPSDSPLHQPEMIGAIALTSIMNGAKGVRIDSPSHIRAVRKLAPDIPIIGLWKQMGLNSSVYITPRYEDAVAVSEAGADIIAVDATLRPRPNGEQMPDIIARIKSNLDRLVMADIDTIESAIASSQAGADFIGTTLYGYTEDTNDKTPPNFDFLQELVTTIDKPIICEGGIKTPQQAKKALEIGAFAVVVGTAITGIDLQTREYVATING
- a CDS encoding pentapeptide repeat-containing protein, producing MTTQAQHLKMLTSVQKWNLWRKANPNLLPELRGVDLSYRNLDGINFKGVNLREANLRGASLNNANCAGANFHRADLTKVTMKDAELHKASLSDANLYQAVFNGSDLSQATICNSNLTEAQMSGCYFIKTDLTDSKLNQADLRQSYFTEAVLVGTKFIEANLTQVDLSNVNAKSAQFTGANLTGVTIEDWIIDENTQMDSVFCDHFYPQLHEKIDLNSGNVNAFDSFVMNDKERDNLSQDEVVNSFPNSNVSGANGLNNIRQTDNYFEVAIKRSQEIWNTSHKPVNL
- the truB gene encoding tRNA pseudouridine(55) synthase TruB translates to MMGFINLHKPKGFSSHDCVAKVRRILHTKKVGHGGTLDPLATGVLPMAVGKATRLLQFLPTKKAYRARIRFGVVTTTDDLEGEIIRQDKCPDLKLENVANFIPHFVGNIVQIPPIYSAIKQGGKKLYELARQGKDVEIIPRNVEIFEINIINWDSGDYPELDVEIVCGAGTYIRAIARDLGERVGTGATLAKLERTLSCNLEIKNSVTLEVLEKEKKDDKLFLIKPDLLLENLPTINLNDNESMRWQQGQKLKFNQENNHDYYRTYNHEQKFLGISTIKQGEEGLIIKPKIVIINPNET
- a CDS encoding TerC family protein yields the protein MLDQVLHPSIDFGIETFFILVILIALEAVLSADNAIALASIAQGLSDEKEQKYALNVGLILAYVLRITLIVTATWVIQFWQFSVAGGLYLLWLVFRYYTNKNDDSEGVSSLNFKGLWQAIPMIAVTDLAFSLDSVTTAIAVAEDIWLIIAGGTIGVIALRFLAQLFIRWIEEYTHLEEAGFITVGLVGLRLIIKVAQPNLVPPEWLMIVTIIGIFAWGFSTKNQMTEESQEG
- a CDS encoding AI-2E family transporter, whose amino-acid sequence is MNESRLKISLSSLAILISVILCLILLWHLRGLLVTLMIATVLAATLSPIVDYVERFLPRWLGVILAYLIIIAILVGGGLVIGPTVFTQLQRLIQKFPLYLEILGNTAENLVMRFGITEPRALELIDKLLDLQALISWGVRSSQKLLLSSLGVTKGIVGGVFNLILSILLSGYLLAGSDKLIKGFVRLFPSPWNQRIEAQFEPVTERMGKYIQGRILVSLVLGVAITIGLKILGINEFALGLGVIAGFTNLIPFFGPVLGSVPALIVAVAQGGWVFLWVLLLFLVIQNIETYVLDPLLVGSSVKVEPLYQLLAVLGGVQVLGIIGALIVPPWIAGAGVVLENLYIEPREKNDYLES
- a CDS encoding HD domain-containing protein, with the protein product MIIWNPEKYLQAWNFVSFAHKTQKMPGSDIPYLNHLGAVAMEAMTTICYGKVIYPDLLIQCAVLHDVIEDTGFGYQDLKKEFGIDVADGVLALTKNTNLPSKQAQMEDSLMRILQQPPEIWMVKMCDRTTNLQVPPKHWDQGKIRSYHQEAMLIWENLHQANEYLSQRLKQKIIDYQQYFQC
- a CDS encoding FIST signal transduction protein, with the translated sequence MSQKIQWINALSVQSSLEKAIDEVVEKLQERLTGDPDLGILFISSAFASDYARLLPLLLDKFPLPFLIGCGGGGIVGMEDEEQPAEVESSPALSLTVACLPDVDLSLFHILPDDLPDSDSAPQEWWDMVGVSPEVKPDFILLSDPFSGATNELIEGLDYAYPAAIKVGGLASSSTMGVASGLFYRTPDEPQGCFATQGTIGLAMSGNIVVESIVAQGCRSIGKIYQVTKGERNVILELTDNQGNTDSPLNFLRELINDLDAGDQELAQHSLFIGIARDEFKLELNHGDFLIRNLMGVDPKYGAIAVGDRIRPGQRIRFHLRDGNASAEDLETLLDNYFDLKDEVPAVGGLMFSCMGRGEGLYGEPNFDSELFLDYFVDIPLSGFFCNGEIGPVGGSTFVHGYTSVFAIFSQPESNS